In Streptomyces sp. P3, one DNA window encodes the following:
- a CDS encoding SpoIIE family protein phosphatase: MNFTRWSARLPGTQRRAAARAEHPVTATDRRGEGSVPAARAEQLADAPPVPAVDELPVREVLDRVPALVALVHGPGHRLAYVNDAYTAAFGARPCGEPAAEALPELRDLGLLPLLDQALRSGKPRTLKSRKAPDGRHYTFTCTPAAEENGEGAVLIFATDVTDHAEAAERLRASERRQRETAVTLQRSLLPQDLEEPDDLRIAATYQPGGTEAAVGGDWYDVITLGGGRTALVIGDVMGRGVRAAAVMGQLRTAVRAYARLDLPPHEVLQLLDGLAMEIDANQIATCVYAIHDPNEGRLVYASAGHLPILVRDDNGTVLRADEPTGPPLGTGGWMHASGSIPLGPGSTAVLYTDGLVERRNEDLDEGIAALERALAGATGTPQVVCDRLVRSAGVTADHDDDVAVLVLQHPARTGPDGELFRNAALELLGGVEAAPRARAFASGVLTSWRFPADLHDLGVLATSELVANSLQHGIPPMRLRLRRTDRRLIIEVTDGDDHLPRQRRAEPGDESGRGIAIVATIASHWGSRRTPGGGKAVWCEFVLPKPTE; the protein is encoded by the coding sequence GTGAACTTCACGCGCTGGAGCGCCCGGCTCCCCGGAACACAGCGCCGCGCCGCCGCGCGGGCCGAGCACCCGGTCACCGCCACGGACCGACGCGGCGAGGGCTCCGTGCCCGCGGCCCGCGCCGAACAACTCGCCGACGCGCCCCCTGTGCCCGCCGTCGACGAACTTCCGGTGCGTGAGGTCCTCGACCGAGTCCCCGCCCTGGTGGCCCTCGTCCACGGCCCCGGCCACCGCCTCGCCTACGTCAATGACGCCTACACGGCGGCCTTCGGCGCACGCCCCTGCGGCGAACCCGCCGCCGAGGCTCTGCCCGAACTCCGCGACCTCGGCCTCTTGCCGCTGCTGGACCAGGCCCTGCGCAGCGGCAAGCCCCGCACCCTGAAGTCGCGCAAAGCCCCCGACGGCCGCCACTACACCTTCACCTGCACCCCCGCCGCCGAGGAAAACGGGGAAGGCGCGGTCCTGATCTTCGCCACCGACGTCACCGACCACGCGGAGGCCGCCGAACGCCTCAGGGCCAGCGAACGCCGCCAGCGCGAGACCGCCGTCACGCTCCAGCGCTCCCTTCTGCCCCAGGACCTCGAAGAGCCCGACGACCTGCGCATCGCCGCCACCTACCAGCCCGGCGGCACCGAAGCCGCGGTCGGCGGCGACTGGTACGACGTCATCACCCTCGGCGGCGGCCGCACCGCCCTCGTCATCGGCGACGTGATGGGCCGGGGCGTCCGCGCGGCCGCCGTCATGGGGCAGCTCCGCACGGCCGTCCGCGCGTACGCCCGCCTCGACCTGCCCCCGCACGAGGTGCTCCAGCTCCTCGACGGCCTCGCCATGGAGATCGACGCCAACCAGATCGCCACCTGCGTGTACGCCATCCACGACCCCAACGAGGGCCGGCTGGTGTACGCCTCCGCGGGCCATCTGCCCATTCTCGTCCGCGACGACAACGGCACCGTCCTGCGCGCCGACGAGCCCACCGGCCCGCCCCTCGGCACCGGCGGCTGGATGCACGCCTCCGGCTCGATCCCGCTCGGCCCCGGCTCGACGGCCGTCCTCTACACCGACGGCCTGGTGGAGCGCCGCAACGAGGACCTGGACGAAGGCATCGCCGCCCTGGAGCGCGCCCTGGCCGGCGCCACCGGCACGCCCCAGGTCGTCTGCGACCGCCTCGTCCGCTCGGCGGGCGTCACCGCCGACCACGACGACGACGTCGCCGTCCTCGTCCTCCAGCACCCCGCCCGCACCGGACCGGACGGAGAACTGTTCCGCAACGCGGCCCTGGAGCTTCTCGGCGGAGTCGAAGCGGCCCCACGCGCGCGTGCCTTCGCCTCGGGCGTCCTCACCAGCTGGCGCTTCCCCGCCGACCTGCACGATCTGGGCGTCCTCGCCACCAGCGAACTGGTCGCCAACTCGCTCCAGCACGGCATCCCGCCCATGCGACTCAGGCTGCGCCGCACCGACCGCCGCCTGATCATCGAGGTCACCGACGGCGACGACCACCTGCCGCGCCAACGCCGCGCGGAACCGGGAGACGAGTCCGGCCGCGGCATCGCGATCGTCGCCACCATCGCCTCCCACTGGGGCAGCAGACGCACCCCGGGCGGCGGAAAGGCGGTCTGGTGCGAGTTCGTCCTGCCGAAACCGACGGAATGA
- a CDS encoding NAD(P)/FAD-dependent oxidoreductase, which yields MVKERARILVVGGGYVGMYTALRLQRRLKQELGRGEAEITVVTPDPYMTYQPFLPEAAAGSISPRHVVVPLRRVLPHCRVVVGEVTAVDHAKRTATLTTLATEEEGAGPQQLTYDELVLAPGSVSRTLPIPGLADHAIGFKTVEEAIGLRNHVIEQMDIASSTRDPAIRDAALTFVFVGGGYAGVEALGELEDMARYTTRYYHNVQPDDMKWILVEASDRILPEVGADLGRYTVSELRRRNIDVRLNTRLDSCADRVAVLSDGARFPTRTVVWTAGVKPHPLLAATDLPLSERGRLKCTPELTVDGVRHAWAAGDTAAVPDVTVDEPGRETAPNAQHAVRQAKVLADNIVRSLRGEPLQTYSHKYVGSVASLGFHQGVAHVYGRKLKGYPAWFMHRAYHLSRVPTVNRKMRVLAEWTLSGLFKREIVSLGSLEHPRAEFELAAGGKPSDESSGDPKGSS from the coding sequence ATGGTGAAGGAACGTGCGCGCATTCTCGTTGTCGGCGGCGGCTACGTCGGGATGTACACGGCCCTGCGGCTGCAGCGGAGGCTGAAACAGGAACTGGGCCGCGGCGAGGCCGAGATCACGGTCGTCACCCCCGACCCGTACATGACCTACCAGCCCTTCCTCCCCGAGGCGGCCGCCGGGTCCATCTCCCCCCGGCACGTCGTCGTGCCGCTGCGCCGCGTCCTGCCCCACTGCCGGGTCGTGGTCGGCGAGGTCACCGCCGTCGACCACGCCAAACGCACCGCCACCCTCACCACCCTCGCCACCGAGGAAGAGGGCGCGGGTCCCCAGCAGCTGACGTACGACGAACTCGTCCTCGCGCCCGGCTCCGTCTCCCGCACCCTGCCCATCCCCGGGCTCGCCGACCACGCCATCGGCTTCAAGACCGTCGAAGAGGCGATCGGGCTGCGCAACCACGTGATCGAACAAATGGACATCGCCTCCTCCACCCGCGACCCCGCCATCCGCGACGCGGCCCTCACCTTCGTCTTCGTCGGCGGCGGCTACGCGGGCGTGGAAGCACTCGGCGAGCTGGAGGACATGGCCCGGTACACCACGCGCTATTACCACAACGTCCAGCCCGACGACATGAAGTGGATCCTGGTCGAGGCCTCCGACCGCATCCTGCCCGAGGTCGGCGCCGACCTGGGCCGCTACACGGTCAGCGAACTGCGCCGCCGCAACATCGACGTCCGCCTGAACACCCGCCTGGACTCCTGCGCCGACCGCGTCGCCGTCCTCAGCGACGGCGCCCGCTTCCCCACCCGCACGGTCGTGTGGACCGCCGGCGTCAAACCCCACCCGCTCCTCGCCGCCACCGACCTCCCGCTCAGCGAACGAGGTCGGCTGAAATGCACCCCCGAGCTGACCGTCGACGGCGTCCGGCACGCGTGGGCCGCCGGAGACACCGCGGCCGTCCCCGACGTCACCGTCGACGAGCCCGGCCGGGAGACCGCGCCCAACGCCCAGCACGCCGTCCGCCAGGCCAAGGTCCTCGCCGACAACATCGTGCGCTCCCTGCGCGGCGAACCCCTGCAGACGTACTCCCACAAATACGTCGGCTCGGTCGCCTCACTGGGGTTCCACCAGGGCGTCGCCCACGTCTACGGACGCAAGCTCAAGGGCTACCCGGCCTGGTTCATGCACCGTGCGTACCACCTCAGCCGCGTGCCCACCGTCAACCGCAAGATGCGCGTACTCGCCGAGTGGACCCTCTCCGGACTCTTCAAACGGGAGATCGTCTCACTCGGATCACTCGAACATCCTCGCGCGGAGTTCGAACTCGCTGCCGGTGGAAAGCCTTCTGACGAGTCTTCCGGCGACCCGAAGGGGTCGTCCTGA
- a CDS encoding MarR family winged helix-turn-helix transcriptional regulator, whose translation MGDNPGTVGTGLGSEPTIEEQIAAYQREFQDLDPQVEKIVSALSRLNRRMNVAYGRQTADLGISNAEWEVLKALVLSGAPYRLGPSDLAKRLGLTPAAMTHRIDRMVTEGLVTRERDETNRVRVIVELTPEGREKWLRAMRMATVFEEDLLQDLSAVERTTLGEVLTRLLRRVEHAQPDAGGRLSDLD comes from the coding sequence ATGGGCGACAACCCCGGCACGGTCGGCACCGGTCTCGGCAGCGAGCCGACGATCGAAGAGCAGATCGCCGCCTACCAGCGCGAGTTCCAGGACCTTGATCCGCAGGTCGAGAAGATCGTCTCGGCGCTCTCCCGCCTCAACCGCCGGATGAACGTCGCGTACGGCCGCCAGACCGCCGACCTCGGCATCAGCAACGCCGAGTGGGAGGTCCTCAAGGCCCTCGTCCTCTCCGGTGCTCCCTATCGCCTGGGGCCCAGCGACCTGGCGAAGCGGCTCGGCCTGACGCCGGCCGCGATGACCCACCGGATCGACCGCATGGTCACCGAGGGCCTGGTGACCCGTGAGCGGGACGAGACCAACCGGGTCCGGGTGATCGTGGAGCTGACGCCCGAGGGCCGGGAGAAGTGGCTGCGGGCCATGCGCATGGCGACCGTCTTCGAGGAGGATCTCCTCCAGGATCTCTCCGCGGTGGAGCGCACCACTCTCGGCGAGGTCCTGACCAGGCTCCTTCGCCGCGTGGAGCACGCCCAGCCGGATGCGGGCGGCCGGCTCAGCGACCTCGACTGA
- a CDS encoding MFS transporter produces MTRAMGAAMRRIHVGNALSAFGLGFTVPYLYVYVAQVRGLGAMTAGLVLAVFAVAALIVLPFAGRAIVRRGPLPVLLAALVTAALGALGLGLAGTAAAVLAAAVALGAGQAVMQPALATMIVDCSTAQTRSRAFATQFFLQNLGLGVGGLIGGHLVDTTRVSSFTLLFGIESAMFLLLAAVMSTVRLPRAPRVEGAPQSARGSWKQLLGNRAMVQLCVLGFVLFFACYGQFESGLSAYGVEAVGISTSALGTALAANTAMIVVAQFAVLKFVERQKRSRVIAAVGLLWAVAWIVAGYAGLGHGSRAMATAAFVSTYALFGLGEAMLSPTLAPLVADLAPAGLAGQYNSAFALVKQLALAVGPAVGGPMGASLHAPYIVTFLLFSLGITYLALRLGRQLTAVQDQPWLVRKRVVARGGAAVQPVAAQA; encoded by the coding sequence GTGACCAGGGCGATGGGCGCAGCGATGCGCCGGATCCACGTGGGCAACGCACTCAGCGCGTTCGGGCTCGGTTTCACCGTCCCCTACCTGTACGTCTATGTGGCGCAGGTGCGGGGGCTGGGGGCCATGACGGCGGGGCTGGTGCTCGCCGTCTTCGCCGTCGCCGCGCTGATCGTGCTGCCGTTCGCCGGCCGGGCGATCGTGCGGCGCGGTCCACTGCCGGTCCTGCTCGCCGCCCTGGTCACCGCCGCGCTGGGCGCGCTGGGCCTGGGGCTGGCCGGCACCGCCGCCGCCGTACTGGCCGCCGCGGTCGCGCTCGGGGCCGGGCAGGCCGTGATGCAGCCCGCGCTGGCGACGATGATCGTGGACTGCTCGACCGCGCAGACGCGGTCACGGGCGTTCGCCACGCAGTTCTTCCTGCAGAACCTCGGGCTCGGCGTGGGCGGTCTGATCGGCGGGCATCTCGTCGACACGACGCGGGTCTCCTCCTTCACCCTGCTGTTCGGCATCGAGTCGGCGATGTTCCTGCTGCTGGCCGCGGTGATGTCGACGGTGCGGCTGCCGCGGGCCCCTCGCGTCGAAGGCGCTCCGCAGTCCGCGCGGGGCAGCTGGAAGCAGCTGCTCGGCAACCGGGCCATGGTGCAGCTGTGTGTGCTGGGCTTCGTGCTGTTCTTCGCCTGCTACGGGCAGTTCGAGTCCGGGCTGAGCGCGTACGGGGTCGAGGCCGTGGGCATCTCGACGTCCGCGCTCGGGACGGCTCTGGCCGCCAACACGGCGATGATCGTGGTGGCGCAGTTCGCCGTGCTGAAGTTCGTGGAGCGCCAGAAGCGGTCGCGGGTGATCGCGGCGGTGGGGCTGCTCTGGGCCGTGGCGTGGATCGTGGCGGGGTACGCCGGGCTCGGGCACGGCAGCCGGGCGATGGCGACGGCCGCGTTCGTGTCGACGTACGCGCTGTTCGGGCTGGGGGAGGCCATGCTGTCGCCGACGCTCGCGCCGCTGGTGGCCGATCTGGCTCCGGCGGGCCTGGCGGGGCAGTACAACTCGGCGTTCGCCCTGGTGAAGCAGCTCGCGCTGGCCGTGGGGCCGGCGGTGGGCGGGCCGATGGGGGCTTCGCTGCACGCGCCGTACATCGTGACGTTCCTGCTGTTCTCGCTGGGGATCACCTACCTCGCGCTGCGGTTGGGGCGGCAGCTGACCGCCGTCCAGGACCAGCCGTGGCTGGTGCGCAAGCGGGTGGTGGCCCGGGGTGGGGCCGCCGTGCAGCCCGTGGCCGCACAGGCCTGA
- a CDS encoding class I SAM-dependent methyltransferase, which yields MADATGFHLKGSAPERYEHYVAPLMAPFVTALVDAADLFPGATVLDLACGTGFAARAAAAQAGPTGRVAGADLNEAMLKIAQACHPRLYPDIEFTAAPADDLPYPDATFDAVLCQQGAQFFPDLDAALTETARVTRPGGRFAATLWARLDDSPYFMAQYRTLERYDGQEAAAGFRAAFHAADRVTAALDRAGFRSTARRDLTFAIDLPPLDDYIAGHLSSIPWGQTLVDTAGDEALTRAAETIRAQLPPSTTTFPFTATLVTAVR from the coding sequence ATGGCAGACGCAACGGGCTTTCACCTCAAGGGAAGCGCCCCCGAGCGCTACGAACACTACGTCGCGCCCCTCATGGCGCCCTTCGTCACCGCACTCGTGGACGCCGCGGACCTCTTCCCCGGCGCCACCGTCCTCGACCTCGCCTGCGGCACCGGCTTCGCGGCCCGCGCCGCCGCCGCACAGGCGGGGCCCACCGGCAGGGTCGCCGGCGCCGACCTCAACGAGGCCATGCTCAAGATCGCCCAGGCGTGCCACCCGCGCCTCTACCCGGACATCGAGTTCACCGCCGCCCCCGCCGACGACCTGCCCTACCCCGACGCGACCTTCGACGCCGTCCTCTGCCAGCAGGGAGCCCAGTTCTTCCCCGACCTCGACGCCGCCCTGACGGAGACGGCCCGGGTCACCCGCCCCGGCGGCCGCTTCGCCGCCACGCTCTGGGCCCGGCTGGACGACTCCCCGTACTTCATGGCGCAGTACCGGACACTCGAGCGGTACGACGGCCAGGAAGCCGCGGCGGGCTTCCGGGCCGCCTTCCACGCCGCGGACCGCGTGACCGCCGCCCTCGACCGAGCGGGCTTTCGTTCCACGGCCCGCCGAGACCTCACCTTCGCCATCGACCTTCCCCCACTGGACGACTACATCGCCGGCCACCTCTCCTCGATCCCCTGGGGCCAGACGCTCGTCGACACCGCGGGCGACGAGGCCCTCACCCGGGCCGCCGAGACGATCCGCGCCCAGCTCCCCCCGTCGACGACGACCTTCCCCTTCACGGCGACCCTCGTGACCGCGGTCCGCTGA
- a CDS encoding TetR/AcrR family transcriptional regulator has protein sequence MHMQNSHWSSTASTSALAPGGAVGTALGGGRGEGARTAPLRVDAQRNLEHVLRAAREVFGELGYGAPMEDVARRARVGVGTVYRRFPSKDVLVRRIAEEETARLTDQARAALGQEDEPWSALSRFLRTSVASGAGRLLPPQVLRVGVAEDDVEGPAVGSARVPQQRTQPGSGELRLVPEDGATAAADDHGATALLEVVGRLVERAREADELRADVSVSDVLLVIATAAPSLPDPAQQAAASARLLDILLEGLRSRPS, from the coding sequence ATGCACATGCAGAATTCGCATTGGTCGTCGACGGCGTCCACGTCGGCCCTCGCGCCCGGTGGCGCGGTCGGGACGGCACTGGGCGGCGGACGCGGAGAGGGCGCGCGGACAGCGCCGCTGCGCGTGGACGCACAGCGCAACCTGGAACACGTACTGCGGGCTGCACGCGAGGTGTTCGGCGAGCTGGGCTACGGCGCGCCGATGGAGGACGTGGCGCGGCGCGCGCGGGTCGGCGTCGGCACGGTGTACCGGCGCTTCCCCAGCAAGGACGTGCTGGTCCGGCGGATAGCCGAGGAGGAGACCGCCCGGCTGACGGACCAGGCGCGCGCTGCGCTCGGGCAGGAGGACGAGCCGTGGTCGGCGCTGTCGCGCTTCCTGCGGACGTCCGTGGCCTCCGGCGCCGGGCGGCTGCTGCCGCCGCAGGTACTGCGGGTCGGCGTCGCGGAGGACGACGTGGAGGGTCCGGCGGTCGGGTCGGCACGAGTGCCGCAGCAGCGGACCCAGCCGGGCTCCGGTGAGCTGCGGCTCGTCCCGGAGGACGGCGCGACGGCGGCTGCCGACGACCACGGCGCGACGGCGCTGCTCGAGGTCGTGGGCCGGCTCGTGGAGCGGGCGCGGGAGGCGGATGAACTGCGCGCCGACGTGTCCGTGTCGGACGTGCTGCTGGTGATCGCGACGGCGGCGCCCTCGCTGCCGGATCCGGCGCAGCAGGCGGCGGCTTCGGCGCGGCTGCTGGACATCCTGCTGGAGGGTCTGCGCTCACGGCCTTCCTGA
- a CDS encoding sigma-70 family RNA polymerase sigma factor, giving the protein MSVDGPDEQVPSQGGRASGPAGEPAASPPGHAFEGRVPAQREWRADGGVLPPPRDLPPADADLIARMRSGDDTAYEELYRRHADAVRRYARTCCRDAHTADDLTAEVFARMLQAVRGGSGPEYAVRAYLLTCVRRVAAGWTRSAKREQLVGDFAVFAARSARASEMSDDAALAPGADVRAMHEAEQSMAMQAFRSLPERWQAVLWHTEVEDESPSEVAVLFGLDANGTRVLASRAREGLKQAYLQAHVSSTLTSDEECAGYADQLGTHARRRLRTRAERGLRKHLEECSRCRLAALQIEEVAGGIPAVVPVAVIGWFGAAGYAKALALLAGGAGAGAAGAAAAGGSSGGAGAGGGALASEGLGAPVKAGVAAGVVAVAAAAVALALVGHDAPVRQPEARPAASASAPVAQPGQPTPAPPRAPTRARRPEPQPRVIVPTAAPTPTAASEARPTPAPAPTPSPPPPASPEPTPPAPTPTRTPVPGPVPAPAPAQVVHPLGELPFDVVGDGAGPEIRLRGSSWVWRRHALSVADRRYAGGVTVHGGSSVTVDLHRACTAYDALVGLDDLTLGLGGVAFSVYGDGTRLWSSGEVRGGAPAVPVHVDLVGRTTVRLVVEPRDALGSVALADWADSRFTCA; this is encoded by the coding sequence ATGAGCGTTGACGGTCCGGACGAACAGGTGCCGAGCCAAGGGGGACGCGCGAGCGGCCCGGCGGGCGAGCCCGCGGCGTCCCCGCCCGGTCACGCTTTCGAGGGCAGGGTTCCGGCCCAGCGGGAGTGGCGTGCCGACGGCGGCGTCCTGCCGCCGCCGAGGGATCTACCGCCCGCCGACGCCGACCTGATCGCCCGGATGCGCTCGGGCGACGACACGGCCTACGAGGAGCTCTACCGGCGCCACGCCGACGCCGTGCGCCGCTACGCCCGCACCTGCTGCCGGGACGCGCACACCGCCGACGACCTCACCGCCGAGGTGTTCGCCCGCATGCTCCAGGCGGTGCGCGGCGGCTCCGGACCCGAGTACGCCGTCCGCGCCTACCTCCTCACCTGCGTGCGGCGGGTGGCCGCCGGCTGGACGCGGTCCGCGAAGCGGGAACAACTCGTGGGCGACTTCGCGGTGTTCGCCGCTCGGTCCGCCCGTGCCTCGGAGATGTCGGACGATGCCGCACTCGCCCCGGGCGCCGACGTCCGCGCGATGCACGAGGCCGAGCAGTCCATGGCCATGCAGGCCTTCCGCTCCCTTCCCGAGCGCTGGCAGGCCGTGCTGTGGCACACCGAGGTCGAGGACGAGTCGCCGAGCGAGGTCGCCGTGCTCTTCGGCCTCGACGCCAACGGCACCCGGGTGCTCGCCAGCCGGGCCCGCGAAGGCCTGAAGCAGGCCTATCTCCAGGCCCATGTCAGCTCCACGCTCACCAGCGACGAGGAGTGCGCCGGCTACGCCGACCAGCTCGGCACCCACGCCCGTCGCCGACTGCGCACCCGCGCCGAACGGGGGCTGCGCAAGCACCTGGAGGAGTGCTCCAGGTGCCGGCTGGCGGCGTTGCAGATCGAGGAAGTGGCCGGCGGCATCCCCGCCGTGGTGCCGGTCGCGGTCATCGGCTGGTTCGGCGCGGCCGGCTACGCCAAGGCTCTCGCGCTCCTCGCCGGCGGCGCCGGAGCGGGGGCGGCGGGCGCGGCCGCGGCAGGCGGTTCCTCGGGCGGAGCGGGCGCCGGGGGCGGCGCACTGGCCTCGGAGGGGCTCGGCGCACCCGTGAAGGCGGGTGTCGCGGCCGGCGTGGTCGCGGTGGCGGCCGCCGCGGTGGCCCTCGCGCTCGTCGGCCACGACGCGCCCGTCCGGCAGCCCGAGGCACGGCCTGCGGCCTCCGCCTCCGCGCCGGTCGCGCAGCCCGGGCAGCCGACGCCCGCACCGCCGCGCGCACCGACGCGCGCGCGGCGGCCCGAGCCGCAACCGCGGGTGATCGTGCCGACCGCCGCACCGACACCGACGGCCGCCTCCGAGGCGCGGCCCACCCCGGCGCCGGCACCCACGCCCAGCCCGCCTCCCCCGGCCTCACCGGAGCCGACGCCCCCCGCTCCGACGCCCACCCGGACGCCCGTGCCCGGTCCCGTGCCCGCTCCTGCACCCGCCCAGGTCGTCCATCCGCTGGGCGAGCTGCCCTTCGACGTCGTCGGCGACGGGGCCGGGCCCGAGATCCGGCTCCGCGGCAGCAGCTGGGTGTGGCGGCGGCACGCGCTGTCCGTGGCGGACCGGCGGTACGCGGGCGGGGTGACCGTACACGGCGGTTCCTCCGTCACCGTCGACCTCCATCGCGCGTGCACCGCGTACGACGCACTGGTCGGCCTCGACGACCTGACGCTCGGACTCGGCGGGGTCGCCTTCTCCGTCTACGGCGACGGGACCCGGCTCTGGTCGTCCGGGGAGGTCAGGGGCGGCGCCCCGGCCGTCCCCGTCCATGTGGACCTCGTCGGCCGGACGACCGTGCGACTGGTCGTCGAGCCGCGCGACGCCCTGGGCTCGGTGGCCCTCGCGGACTGGGCGGATTCCAGGTTCACCTGCGCGTAG